The following coding sequences lie in one Flavobacterium sediminis genomic window:
- a CDS encoding ComEC/Rec2 family competence protein → MKFFPYPLIVYTLGIALGIALHHFLRFSYLFISIVVVLTLCLWLYAFLQTKRQLIPSVLFGVNSLILSLLLGSILHTVHIENQYRDHYTHYKENTTQLISGKIISELKTSEKQSKYLIEITSIEEQATFGKALLYIPKELTKHFIPDDKIVFRSQFSPLLQNLNPYQFNYADYLRNKQIYQVIFLKKQAILYIGNDKGFRFYLYRIKRKLLSVFESYNWEKQTTAIIEALILGERFLLDDTITQNYQDAGVMHILAISGLHIGILYLILLFLTNPLKRLTYGLFIQLFIILSLLWGFALLTGFSPSVSRAVTVFSLIALGKILNKTNAVYNLIAASALLLLLFNPNSLFDIGFQLSYAAVLSIVLFNPFFKYFRFSSNKSIIYFIDIILVSISAQIGVLPLSILYFNQFPILFLPANIVAIPLVTLVLILSLSLLICHFMIPALSKFIADLIEFFVHYLNLFIDRLAHWHDLTIRNIAYTPLLCFLSYTFIFSFLFWLYNKNFKNFRWVLYSLLFVQLGYIGTFVYQNNKKELILFHSSHSVLAQRVTPKQTVFFTNNPEENHKIIMDYKKGTFTDDISIKPLSNTFFIRKKRCLIIDSSGIYNISLKPDIVILTQNPKINLERLIKDIDPQKIIADGSNNFYFIKIWKSTCRKEKIPFHATAEKGFYKF, encoded by the coding sequence TTGAAATTTTTTCCTTATCCGCTAATTGTCTATACTTTAGGTATAGCTCTTGGCATTGCGCTACATCATTTTTTAAGGTTTTCATACCTTTTTATCAGCATAGTTGTTGTACTGACATTGTGCTTGTGGCTTTATGCCTTTCTGCAAACCAAACGCCAACTTATTCCCAGTGTTCTTTTTGGCGTGAACTCGCTTATTTTAAGTCTACTACTGGGTTCAATTCTTCATACCGTTCATATCGAAAACCAATATAGGGACCACTATACTCACTATAAAGAGAATACCACACAACTCATTTCCGGCAAAATAATCAGCGAATTAAAAACTTCCGAAAAGCAGTCTAAATATCTTATTGAGATAACTTCTATAGAAGAACAAGCTACTTTTGGAAAAGCGTTATTATATATCCCTAAAGAATTAACGAAACATTTTATTCCTGACGACAAAATTGTTTTTCGTTCTCAGTTTTCTCCGTTACTTCAAAACCTGAACCCCTATCAATTCAACTATGCTGACTATCTGAGAAACAAACAGATCTATCAGGTTATCTTTCTAAAAAAACAAGCCATACTTTACATCGGGAATGACAAAGGCTTTCGTTTTTATCTCTATCGGATTAAAAGAAAATTACTTTCCGTCTTTGAAAGTTACAATTGGGAAAAACAAACCACAGCCATCATTGAAGCATTAATTTTAGGAGAACGTTTCTTATTGGATGATACGATCACTCAAAATTATCAAGATGCCGGCGTCATGCATATCTTAGCTATTTCCGGCTTACATATCGGAATCTTATATCTTATTCTACTTTTTCTGACCAATCCGCTTAAACGGCTTACATATGGTTTATTCATACAACTCTTCATCATTCTTTCATTATTATGGGGTTTTGCCTTATTAACCGGTTTTTCTCCATCAGTAAGTCGAGCTGTTACGGTATTCAGTTTAATTGCTTTAGGAAAGATACTCAATAAAACGAATGCTGTCTATAATCTTATTGCTGCTTCTGCACTCCTATTATTGCTTTTTAATCCGAATTCCTTATTTGACATCGGGTTTCAGTTGAGCTATGCAGCAGTGCTAAGCATTGTTCTATTCAATCCTTTTTTTAAATACTTCAGATTCAGTTCCAATAAGTCTATTATCTATTTTATAGATATTATTCTGGTTTCTATATCTGCCCAAATAGGTGTATTACCTCTTAGCATACTTTATTTCAACCAGTTTCCGATATTATTTCTACCGGCCAATATTGTTGCTATCCCTTTAGTCACCTTGGTGTTAATTTTAAGTTTAAGCTTACTTATCTGCCATTTTATGATTCCTGCGCTATCAAAATTCATTGCTGACCTGATAGAATTTTTTGTTCATTATTTAAACTTATTCATTGACCGATTAGCCCATTGGCACGATTTAACCATTCGAAATATAGCTTATACTCCACTACTCTGTTTTCTAAGCTATACCTTTATTTTTAGCTTTCTGTTCTGGCTTTACAACAAAAACTTCAAAAACTTCAGATGGGTTTTATATAGTTTATTATTTGTTCAATTAGGATATATTGGGACCTTTGTGTACCAAAACAATAAAAAAGAGCTTATTCTGTTTCACAGCTCTCATTCCGTTTTAGCACAAAGAGTCACCCCAAAGCAAACCGTCTTTTTTACAAATAATCCGGAAGAAAACCACAAAATCATTATGGATTATAAGAAAGGTACTTTTACAGATGACATTTCGATCAAACCTCTTTCCAACACTTTCTTCATTCGTAAAAAAAGATGCTTGATCATCGATAGTTCAGGCATTTATAATATTTCTTTAAAACCGGACATTGTGATCTTGACACAGAACCCGAAAATCAATTTAGAAAGGCTCATTAAAGATATTGATCCTCAAAAAATTATTGCAGATGGCAGTAATAATTTTTACTTCATTAAAATCTGGAAATCGACTTGCAGAAAAGAAAAAATCCCTTTTCATGCTACTGCTGAAAAGGGATTTTATAAATTTTAA
- a CDS encoding heavy-metal-associated domain-containing protein, with protein sequence MENTEFQFKTNLNCGGCVSKVKADLDSTDGICEWNVDTANNDKILTVKSEGITQDEIVAIVKKKGFKAEPLVV encoded by the coding sequence ATGGAAAATACAGAATTTCAGTTCAAGACCAATCTTAATTGTGGCGGTTGTGTATCAAAGGTAAAAGCGGATTTGGACAGTACCGACGGTATCTGCGAATGGAATGTAGATACAGCCAACAATGACAAAATTTTAACCGTAAAATCAGAGGGTATAACACAAGATGAAATAGTTGCCATCGTTAAGAAAAAAGGCTTTAAAGCAGAACCATTAGTGGTTTAA
- a CDS encoding thioredoxin family protein, which produces MKKIIVLSFLFLSVLSVQAQELEWHTDISDAAKESLKTKKPLMLFFTGSDWCGWCKRLQKEVFQTPEFKKWAKKNVVLVELDYPKRTPQEQALREQNFNLQQMFGVTGYPTIWFVQPEKKEGKKVNLNPLGNTGYVAGGPTKWLEVADGLIEDKK; this is translated from the coding sequence ATGAAAAAAATTATTGTATTATCATTTTTATTTTTAAGTGTATTGTCAGTACAGGCACAGGAACTGGAATGGCACACAGATATATCAGATGCGGCAAAAGAGTCGTTAAAGACTAAAAAGCCATTAATGCTGTTCTTTACTGGTTCCGATTGGTGCGGCTGGTGTAAACGTTTACAAAAAGAAGTTTTTCAAACACCTGAATTTAAAAAATGGGCAAAGAAAAATGTGGTTTTAGTAGAGTTGGATTATCCCAAAAGAACACCTCAGGAGCAAGCCTTAAGAGAGCAGAACTTTAATTTGCAACAAATGTTCGGAGTAACAGGATACCCTACAATTTGGTTTGTACAACCTGAAAAGAAAGAAGGGAAAAAAGTAAACCTGAATCCGTTAGGCAATACCGGATATGTGGCTGGAGGACCAACTAAATGGCTCGAAGTAGCCGATGGTCTTATAGAGGACAAGAAATAA
- a CDS encoding peptide MFS transporter, with protein sequence MEIAQKNQKELFGHPVGLYVLFFTEMWERFSYYGMRAILVLYLVAKTTDPNAGLGWTQAEALSLYGWYTMLVYVASIPGGYIADKLIGQKKSVLIGGLLLVLGHGILAVEELWAFYSGLGLIIAGVGLLKPNISTMVGGLYRQGDIRRDKGFTIFYIGINVGAFLASLVVGYVGENIGWHYGFGLAGIGMLLGQIIYMLGQKNLTHVGNYLGKSAKHEASEDFDKPLTKIEKDRIIVLLLSFLIVIVFWGAFEQAGGLMNIYTSEKTDRVLSFSLPLIGNTVPASWFQSLNALFIIIFGTIVASFWANRKIKNKEASSLFKMAIGTMIMGFGFLFMTAAAAQYDAQGSSAMYWLVLAYLFHTIGELSCSPVALSFITKLSPAKYGSIMMGIYFAMTGFGNKVAGLLGESASELGEYTIFTGIAVFCMLFGALILMFLKKLKALTHGAEERES encoded by the coding sequence ATGGAGATTGCACAGAAGAATCAAAAAGAATTATTCGGACACCCAGTAGGGCTATATGTTTTGTTTTTTACGGAAATGTGGGAGCGTTTTTCCTATTATGGAATGCGAGCCATTTTAGTATTATATTTAGTAGCTAAAACAACTGATCCAAATGCCGGTTTAGGGTGGACACAAGCCGAGGCACTTTCTCTTTATGGTTGGTATACGATGCTAGTTTATGTAGCATCAATTCCGGGAGGATATATAGCTGATAAATTGATAGGGCAAAAAAAATCGGTTTTAATAGGTGGGTTACTTCTGGTATTAGGACACGGTATCTTAGCAGTAGAAGAGTTATGGGCTTTTTACAGTGGTTTAGGACTTATTATTGCGGGTGTAGGATTGTTAAAGCCAAATATTTCAACAATGGTTGGCGGACTTTACAGACAAGGAGATATCAGAAGAGACAAAGGATTTACTATCTTTTATATAGGAATTAATGTAGGCGCCTTTTTGGCATCATTGGTTGTCGGATATGTCGGCGAAAATATCGGGTGGCATTATGGCTTTGGTTTAGCCGGAATCGGGATGTTATTAGGACAAATTATTTATATGCTTGGCCAAAAAAACTTGACACATGTAGGTAATTATTTAGGTAAATCGGCAAAACACGAGGCTTCAGAAGATTTTGATAAACCTTTGACAAAAATTGAAAAAGACAGGATCATAGTTTTACTTCTTTCTTTCTTAATTGTGATTGTTTTTTGGGGAGCATTTGAACAGGCTGGAGGTTTAATGAATATTTATACTTCTGAAAAAACAGATAGAGTCTTATCTTTTTCATTGCCATTAATCGGAAATACTGTTCCGGCTTCTTGGTTTCAATCTTTGAATGCGTTGTTCATTATCATTTTCGGTACAATTGTAGCATCTTTTTGGGCCAATAGAAAAATTAAAAATAAAGAAGCTTCTTCTTTATTCAAAATGGCAATAGGAACCATGATTATGGGATTCGGGTTTTTATTCATGACAGCAGCGGCAGCACAATATGATGCGCAAGGGTCATCAGCAATGTATTGGTTAGTATTAGCTTATTTATTTCACACTATAGGGGAATTGTCTTGTTCTCCGGTTGCATTATCTTTTATTACTAAGTTATCTCCTGCAAAATATGGCTCAATTATGATGGGGATTTATTTTGCAATGACCGGTTTTGGAAATAAAGTGGCTGGTTTGCTAGGAGAATCTGCTTCAGAATTAGGGGAGTATACCATATTCACAGGTATTGCTGTTTTTTGTATGCTTTTCGGGGCTTTAATTTTGATGTTCCTTAAAAAGCTAAAAGCTTTAACCCACGGAGCAGAAGAAAGAGAAAGTTAA
- a CDS encoding heavy metal-binding domain-containing protein, with protein sequence MNAHQHANHDSAYACPMHPEVKGNKGDKCPKCGMALSPVNKEKSQYEVKVAADPQNVEAGKPTNLSIAISEHGKNVPLEVVHEMKMHLLVVNEELTWFDHIHPEEQADGSYKVSETFPTAGKYLLFTDYKPNGAEGEVNKQTIEVKGTAATQTADLKTKLVSTVDGFTVTLLNGEDFKTNRNQGLQFSVEKDGKKLEEKDMQNYLGATAHIVMISKTNKDFLHIHPVSKENFPIYAETLIKKAGLYRLWAQFKINNVVHTADFTITVSEGEKSVEDHSHHTHNH encoded by the coding sequence ATGAATGCACATCAGCACGCAAATCACGACAGCGCATACGCTTGTCCGATGCACCCGGAAGTAAAAGGAAACAAAGGCGATAAATGCCCTAAATGTGGTATGGCTTTGAGCCCTGTTAATAAAGAGAAAAGCCAGTATGAAGTAAAAGTGGCTGCCGACCCGCAAAATGTGGAAGCAGGTAAACCAACTAATCTATCCATCGCCATTAGTGAACACGGTAAAAATGTACCGTTGGAAGTAGTGCACGAAATGAAAATGCACCTTTTGGTAGTGAATGAAGAACTGACCTGGTTTGACCATATCCACCCCGAAGAACAGGCAGACGGTTCTTATAAGGTTTCAGAAACATTCCCTACAGCAGGTAAATACCTGTTATTTACCGACTACAAACCGAACGGAGCCGAGGGAGAGGTCAATAAGCAAACCATTGAGGTAAAAGGTACGGCAGCAACACAAACAGCCGATTTAAAGACAAAATTGGTTTCAACCGTAGATGGTTTTACGGTAACGCTGCTTAACGGCGAAGACTTTAAAACAAACAGAAATCAGGGCTTGCAATTTTCGGTAGAAAAGGACGGCAAGAAATTAGAGGAAAAGGATATGCAGAATTATCTCGGAGCGACTGCCCATATCGTAATGATAAGTAAAACTAATAAGGATTTTCTACATATACACCCGGTATCAAAAGAGAATTTCCCAATCTATGCCGAAACGCTTATCAAAAAAGCAGGGCTTTATAGATTGTGGGCACAGTTCAAAATAAACAATGTGGTACATACGGCAGATTTTACTATTACCGTATCAGAAGGCGAAAAATCGGTAGAAGACCACAGCCACCACACGCACAACCATTAA
- a CDS encoding RteC domain-containing protein — MTNYYQTIINELDDRINELTYEPSNSLISYENAIILVLQKLEEIKKYIKKNGFKDDEAEILFFKQLKPQLVSKLIYFNAIYKIETKRPRGGDKIIKKYLNVELSKIKRYFDANLEFYKYYRTNSTHLDYKFFLRGKHDIKLSLDTYYFEADHNFATSHDYKVAKIIANDLIQVYLEDQLSNNNQRKLLETPPLNWTGSKTSLIELIYSLHSQGSIDNGNADIKIIAKTFENIFNIDLGDFYHSYLELKGRKINRTKFLDSLRDALIKRMDEQDEK, encoded by the coding sequence ATGACAAATTATTACCAAACTATAATAAACGAATTAGACGATAGAATTAACGAATTGACCTATGAGCCAAGTAATTCATTGATATCGTATGAAAATGCAATTATATTAGTCTTGCAGAAACTTGAGGAGATAAAAAAATACATTAAGAAGAATGGATTTAAAGATGATGAAGCCGAAATACTTTTTTTCAAACAGCTAAAGCCTCAATTAGTATCGAAGCTCATCTACTTCAATGCCATTTACAAGATTGAAACAAAAAGACCACGAGGCGGCGATAAAATCATCAAGAAATATCTGAATGTTGAGCTTTCCAAAATCAAGAGGTATTTCGATGCTAATTTGGAATTTTACAAGTATTACAGAACCAACAGCACTCATCTGGACTATAAATTCTTTTTACGTGGCAAGCACGATATAAAGTTGAGTTTAGACACCTATTATTTTGAAGCAGACCATAATTTTGCAACCTCGCACGATTACAAGGTAGCTAAGATTATTGCCAACGACTTGATACAGGTTTACCTCGAAGACCAGTTGAGCAATAACAATCAGAGAAAGCTACTTGAAACGCCTCCCCTAAACTGGACAGGTAGTAAAACTTCACTCATTGAGTTGATTTATTCGCTGCATTCGCAGGGTTCAATTGACAATGGTAATGCAGATATAAAAATCATCGCCAAGACTTTTGAAAATATATTTAATATTGACTTAGGGGATTTCTACCATTCCTATTTGGAACTGAAAGGCAGGAAGATAAACCGAACAAAGTTCCTCGATAGTCTTCGGGATGCACTTATCAAAAGGATGGACGAGCAAGACGAAAAATAA
- the surE gene encoding 5'/3'-nucleotidase SurE has product MDKPLILVTNDDSIVSPGIRTLIEVMKEIGHVAVVAPDSPQSGMGHAITINNTLHLDKVLLDKDLEYEYSCSGTPVDCVKMAVHEILKRKPDLCVSGINHGSNSSINVIYSGTMSAAVEAGIEGIPAIGFSHLDYGWDTDFEPVKKYVKKIALEVLQNGLPDGIVLNVNFPKADKGEIKGMKVCRQAKAMWVEEFDKRINPQGKEYYWLTGEFINQDKGHDTDEYALENGFVSVVPVQFDLTAHHAIQTLNNWDL; this is encoded by the coding sequence ATGGACAAACCCTTAATCTTAGTTACAAACGACGATAGTATAGTTTCACCCGGTATCCGAACCCTAATAGAAGTGATGAAAGAAATAGGACATGTTGCGGTAGTTGCTCCGGATAGTCCGCAAAGCGGAATGGGACATGCCATCACAATCAATAACACATTACACTTAGATAAAGTACTACTTGACAAAGACTTAGAGTACGAATACAGTTGTTCCGGTACTCCGGTAGATTGTGTCAAAATGGCGGTTCATGAAATTTTAAAAAGAAAACCGGATCTATGCGTTTCCGGGATTAACCACGGTTCTAATTCTTCTATTAATGTTATCTACTCAGGCACGATGTCGGCAGCTGTAGAAGCCGGAATTGAGGGTATTCCTGCAATCGGTTTTTCGCATTTAGATTACGGTTGGGACACCGATTTTGAACCGGTAAAAAAATATGTTAAGAAAATAGCCTTGGAGGTATTACAAAACGGGCTTCCTGACGGAATAGTTCTGAATGTTAATTTCCCTAAAGCTGACAAAGGAGAAATCAAAGGAATGAAAGTATGCCGACAGGCTAAAGCGATGTGGGTAGAAGAATTTGACAAACGCATCAATCCTCAGGGAAAAGAATATTATTGGTTAACCGGAGAATTTATCAATCAGGACAAAGGGCATGACACAGATGAATACGCATTAGAAAATGGCTTTGTATCAGTCGTTCCCGTACAGTTTGACCTAACAGCTCATCATGCTATTCAAACCTTAAACAATTGGGATTTATAA
- a CDS encoding peptide MFS transporter: MSQTTSHFFKSKVLGHPSGLFVLFFTEMWERFSFYGMRVLLVNFLTAAAIGSNPGWEWSAENAGALFGTYAMLLYLTPIAGGIIADKVTGYRWAVVIGAFIMTLGHAAMAVETELMLYIGLALLVIGTGFFKPNMTSIISEMYKDLPEKKDGAYTIFYMGVNAGAFFGMMLCGYLAERIGWSWGFGLAGVFMLLGTLQFWLAKPLFGTIGDVPSKTPVVETEDGEVIEGKSSDSKEVEKLNPFTLIDKILIVVSTVIGLGYAINDPLSKIAGIDIFGFLQIGSLEGQYVAVLFGLLVFLVLVIYRIARYTTIVRDRMIAVIIFAFFTVFFWMSFEQGASSLVLFARDSVDRVLTGNAQMTFNIVNTLLTVVPLAIITWVLYLLAKETKHKILGSNIILAICFAGIWGLVIWMLKREFSAEVAEITVSWFSILNSFFIIAFANVFSKWWDSKYNPSAAVKYGLGLIIMAVGFGLLAFGSYGLIDGVKVSMVWLILAYLFHTLGELCLSPVGLSYVSKLVPARMIAFMFGMWYLAIAIGNKAAAVLGGQIENITKEYSLSTFFLIFTIVPIIAGLLVIALNPFLKKLMHGVK; this comes from the coding sequence ATGAGTCAAACAACAAGTCACTTTTTTAAAAGTAAGGTTTTAGGGCATCCAAGCGGATTATTTGTATTGTTTTTTACCGAAATGTGGGAGCGTTTTTCGTTTTACGGAATGCGAGTTCTATTGGTGAATTTTTTAACAGCAGCAGCTATTGGTTCTAATCCCGGTTGGGAGTGGTCGGCTGAAAATGCAGGTGCTTTATTTGGAACTTATGCTATGCTTCTTTATCTAACACCTATTGCCGGGGGTATTATCGCAGATAAAGTTACAGGTTATAGATGGGCTGTAGTAATAGGAGCCTTTATTATGACCTTAGGGCATGCTGCTATGGCTGTAGAGACTGAATTGATGTTGTATATAGGATTAGCTTTATTAGTTATAGGAACAGGTTTTTTTAAGCCTAATATGACTTCTATTATATCTGAAATGTATAAAGATTTGCCTGAAAAAAAGGACGGAGCCTATACGATCTTTTATATGGGAGTTAATGCCGGAGCATTCTTCGGGATGATGCTTTGTGGTTATTTAGCCGAGAGAATCGGATGGAGTTGGGGCTTTGGATTAGCAGGTGTCTTTATGTTGTTAGGAACGTTACAATTCTGGTTAGCTAAACCTTTATTTGGAACTATAGGAGATGTGCCGTCTAAAACACCGGTAGTTGAAACAGAAGATGGAGAAGTGATAGAAGGGAAATCTTCTGACTCTAAAGAGGTAGAAAAGTTAAATCCTTTTACACTTATTGATAAGATATTAATAGTTGTTTCGACTGTTATTGGTTTAGGTTATGCAATTAATGATCCGCTATCAAAGATTGCAGGAATTGATATTTTTGGTTTTTTACAGATAGGTAGTCTGGAAGGACAATACGTAGCAGTTCTTTTCGGATTATTAGTGTTTTTAGTATTAGTGATCTATAGAATTGCAAGGTATACTACTATAGTTAGAGATAGAATGATAGCGGTGATTATATTTGCTTTCTTTACGGTATTCTTCTGGATGAGTTTTGAACAAGGAGCTTCTTCACTTGTTTTGTTTGCAAGAGATAGTGTAGATCGGGTATTGACAGGAAATGCACAAATGACTTTTAACATAGTTAATACTCTATTAACTGTTGTTCCGCTTGCGATCATAACTTGGGTGTTATATTTATTGGCTAAAGAAACTAAACATAAAATTTTAGGATCAAATATAATTCTGGCAATTTGTTTTGCCGGAATATGGGGGCTTGTTATTTGGATGTTGAAAAGAGAATTTTCTGCTGAAGTTGCAGAAATTACAGTTTCATGGTTTTCTATTCTGAATTCATTTTTTATAATTGCATTTGCTAACGTATTCTCAAAATGGTGGGATTCCAAATATAACCCCTCTGCAGCAGTTAAATACGGATTAGGATTAATTATTATGGCTGTTGGATTTGGTTTGTTGGCATTTGGTTCGTACGGATTGATTGATGGAGTGAAAGTGAGTATGGTATGGCTTATTTTGGCTTATCTGTTTCATACGTTAGGGGAACTATGTTTGTCACCTGTTGGGCTTTCTTATGTTTCAAAATTAGTTCCGGCAAGAATGATTGCATTTATGTTCGGAATGTGGTATTTGGCAATTGCAATCGGAAATAAGGCAGCAGCTGTTTTGGGAGGGCAAATTGAAAATATAACTAAAGAATATAGCTTGTCTACTTTCTTTTTAATTTTTACAATCGTTCCAATTATAGCAGGACTTTTAGTGATTGCATTAAACCCTTTCTTGAAGAAACTAATGCACGGTGTAAAATAA
- the lpxB gene encoding lipid-A-disaccharide synthase: protein MKYYIIAGEASGDLHGSNLMKSLFKKDDKADIRFWGGDLMQKAGGTLVKHYRDLAFMGFAEVIMNLKTILNNISFCKKDILAFQPDALIFIDYPGFNMRIAKWAKEQGIPTHYYISPQIWAWKEKRINAIKRDIDHMYVILPFEKDFYENKHHFNVHFVGHPLIDAIENRPSVDKETFLKTHGLSSKPIIALLPGSRKQEINTKLPIMLSVVKHFPDYQFVIAGAPGQDDSFYEPFLTNQNIHFITNKTYDLLSIAHAALVTSGTATLETALFKVPEVVCYKGNWISYQIAKRIITLKYISLVNLIMDREVVTELIQSELNTKNLKRELEKILDEKGRTKMIKDFNLLEVKLGGLGASEKTAELIIDSFKK from the coding sequence ATGAAATATTACATTATTGCAGGTGAAGCTTCCGGTGATCTGCACGGTTCCAATCTTATGAAATCCCTTTTCAAAAAAGATGATAAAGCAGATATACGCTTTTGGGGAGGAGATCTTATGCAAAAAGCCGGCGGAACTTTAGTAAAACACTATCGGGATCTGGCTTTTATGGGGTTTGCCGAAGTAATAATGAATCTCAAGACCATCTTAAATAATATCTCTTTTTGTAAAAAAGACATTTTGGCTTTTCAGCCGGATGCTTTAATCTTTATTGATTATCCGGGTTTCAACATGCGCATTGCTAAATGGGCAAAAGAACAAGGTATTCCTACGCATTATTATATTTCTCCGCAAATATGGGCCTGGAAAGAAAAGAGGATCAACGCCATAAAACGTGATATTGACCACATGTATGTTATTCTTCCTTTTGAAAAGGATTTTTATGAAAACAAACATCACTTTAATGTTCACTTTGTAGGACATCCGCTTATCGACGCAATTGAAAACAGACCTTCGGTTGATAAAGAGACTTTTCTTAAGACTCATGGATTAAGTAGCAAACCTATTATTGCTTTATTACCCGGAAGTCGCAAACAGGAGATCAACACAAAGCTCCCTATTATGCTGTCTGTTGTAAAGCATTTTCCAGATTATCAATTTGTAATAGCCGGTGCACCCGGGCAAGATGATAGTTTTTACGAGCCTTTTCTAACCAATCAGAACATTCATTTCATTACCAATAAAACCTATGATCTGTTAAGTATAGCACATGCTGCTTTGGTAACATCCGGTACTGCCACTTTAGAGACCGCTCTTTTTAAAGTTCCGGAAGTGGTATGTTATAAAGGAAACTGGATTTCCTATCAGATTGCAAAGCGAATTATAACCCTGAAATACATCTCACTGGTTAATCTGATCATGGATCGGGAAGTTGTAACAGAATTAATACAAAGCGAATTAAACACTAAAAACTTAAAGAGAGAACTGGAAAAAATATTAGATGAAAAGGGACGCACTAAAATGATCAAGGATTTTAATCTATTAGAAGTTAAACTCGGCGGATTAGGAGCAAGTGAAAAAACGGCTGAATTAATTATTGACAGTTTTAAGAAATAA
- a CDS encoding C40 family peptidase, protein MDYKGVRYRTGGTTKSGMDCSGLVYTTFKSFDINVPRTSGSLALQGKKVSKSKALPGDLIFFKTNGKRSINHVGIITEINGNEIKFIHASTSSGVIVSSTAERYYANTFAQINRLIE, encoded by the coding sequence ATGGACTACAAAGGTGTTCGCTACCGAACAGGTGGTACTACCAAATCCGGAATGGATTGTTCCGGCTTAGTCTATACAACTTTTAAAAGTTTTGACATAAATGTTCCGCGTACATCCGGCAGTTTAGCCTTACAAGGAAAAAAGGTCTCTAAAAGCAAAGCGCTACCCGGTGATCTGATTTTTTTTAAGACTAACGGCAAAAGATCCATTAACCACGTGGGCATCATTACAGAAATAAACGGTAACGAAATAAAATTCATACATGCCTCCACAAGTAGCGGAGTTATTGTATCATCTACTGCTGAGCGCTATTATGCTAACACTTTTGCGCAGATTAACCGCTTAATTGAATAA